One Myotis daubentonii chromosome 17, mMyoDau2.1, whole genome shotgun sequence genomic window, TGGTGCGGCTCTTTGCTGCTCAGCCTGATCCACTCGTCGTTGTCCCTGCAGAGTGTGGCCTGGGGCCGCTCTGGTCGGGATGGGGCCACACAGAGCGGACCTGACACCGGGCGGCTGAACCTCGGCCTGAGCACCCGCGTTCTGCGCGCATTGTCTGGGCAGACGGCGCCTctatgtaaacacacacacaaccaggaGCTCAGGACACACAACTGCTCCCGTTCTGCCGGTGTGTCCAGGCCTCTGCTCGGTCTGGCCTCCTTCCCACTGTCCTCACCTGGCGGATCCCGCTCCAGCTCAGGCGCCACCCGCCCTGAATCCCACAGGGGAGCCCAGAGGTTACACTGGAGGGTCCTGGAGCTCCAAGTGTTTGCAGACAAGCAAACGGATCGCTACAATCCCGCACGGCAGGGTGGGCGCCCAGAAGGGAAGGACCACGGCTGAGACCACGGGGAGGCACTGACATGGGAGGGGCTCCCGGACCAGCCGTGGGGAGGCCCCTGGGATAGATGCCTGGGCTTGCCTGGGTGGTGGCAAATTCAGTGGGAAGTCAGTGGGGCCTGGGGAGAGAGGTGGGCTCCTGGGCCTGGCACTGTGAGACAGCCAATACCGAGTAACGGACGAAGGAAGGAGTGGAGGAGGCAGACGCCTCTGGGTCGGAGCAGAGCTAGGTGAAGGTGGCACCGGGCACGGCAGAGAGGGGCCCTGACAAGAGGGTGGGTGCCTGGGTCCTGGGCAAGGCAGTCCAGCCACCAGCTTTGGAGCTGGGTGCGCCAGGGCCCACACCAGTGCCAGCTGGCTGGCCGAGGCAATCTGTCTGCACTTTGCCCGGCTCCTATTGAGAATGGGAGGCCCAGGCACTCACCTCGGTGACACCTGTTACTGTTCATGGAATAAGCTGCCGcctgagggcgggagggaggctgagccacccaATCACCATCCTCCCCTCGGCCTGTCCAAATCCAGCCCCAGCCTCTTTCCCCAAAGCCCTTGGGAACTCAGGTCACCAGGCCTGCTCGTGGCCAGGGGTCCAGCAGGGAGCGCCCAGCCTGTCTCACCCCTGTGTCCTGCCTGCTTCCTGCCCACACACGGGCCTCTCCATGTCTCCACCTCCTCCGCCACCCCAGGCGCGGTTGGCGGCCGTGGCCCAGCACCTCTCAGGGGCTGGGCAGTCAGTAGGGGTGGCGGGTCCTGGGGCTGGCCAGGCTCGAGCAGGCAGTGCCTGGGATGGGGGACAGCTGGCACAGAGTGGCTGGGGCCGGGCCTGTGAAATGCACTTTATTGGCTCCCAGGAGAACAAGATCAGAAGTGGACACACGCAGGACCTGGGCACTGGACCTGAGGAGCAAGGTGCGGGGCCTGGCCAGGCCTCGGTTTCCCTGAGGAACGACGTGAATGCTGCCTCCACTGGACAGCTGCCTGGAGcctccctgggggaggggtggcatgTGGGCCGAGTTGCTGGGCAGTGCCCTTGACTCCCGGCGGGGTCTGAGGGTGCTGCCCCTGGGCTCTGCCAGCTGAGCAGCCGCGGGGTCTGGGGGCAGGGGCGCCGGGCCACCACCAGCTCACGGCTCACTTCCGCGCCTGCTGGTAGTTGTCACTGAACCAGGCACAGGTCTCCTTCACAGCTGCAGGGGAGGTGAGGGcggcaggtgagggcagggctgcaCGGAGCTCCAagggaggcagggtgggtgggtccCCAGCCTCAAAGGGTAGTCACCCCCGTTTCCTGCTGCCTGATGAGGGTTTGAAGACCAAACCTGCCAGGCGTCCACCCCTGGCTGGAGTAGGAAGCTGAGACCTCCGGCCGGGCAGTGGTCGCCCAGAgccaggaaggagaggcagggggTCTTGAGGGACGGGGGCGGAGGAGCCGTGAGGGGCAGGGGCTCACCCTGCTTGAAGGGCGTGAACCGGAAGTCGGGCAGGTAGGCCCGCAGCTTGCCGTTACTGGCCGTCTTCTTAAACTGCCCGTCCGACTTGGTTGTATCAAACTGGGAGCCTGGTCAAGGCCATAGCAGAaggggcagccccgcccccagcctgcccttGAACCTCCCCCGCCTTTCCCgggaggctctgccctccagctcccagggTGAGCCCCATCCGCTTGTCAGGATACGGTGACCTCCCCGTGGAAGTCCATGGCCTCCACCACGGCCTCGGCAGCCTCCTGGATGGAGACTTCATCCTCCTCGCCCACTGCAGGGAGCACGGCCGAGGCCAGGTCAGCCTCCGCTGcctgggccccgcccccgcccccacgccgAGCCCGCCGCTGCAGGTGCCCACCTGACAGGATGATGGGCTCCACCTCATTGTACTCCCGCAGGACCCAGAGGAAGAGCCGGGCCAGGTCCTAGTCAGCCAGGCAGGGTCAAAGGCCACAAGTCACGGCCACATGGGGCCCAGTCACCTCTCCCAACAGCCCGGCTAAGACCGGAGCCCTCCCTTGGGGCAGCCCTTGGCCGGCTCATCCCCCACGGGTGCAGTCCTCTCTCCCGCTGAGCTCAGCGCTGCACCCAGCAAACCCATGGGGCTCAGCGAGGACCAGTGGCTGCTCCTCCAGGTGTCAGCCAGGCCTCCCCCccaggaacccccccccccgcccccgccagcgaGGCCGGCCTGGGCGATGCTCTGGGGACAGCTGTGTGCCCTCCAGCACGAACCAGTGAGTAGATGAACTGCCTCCGGGGCTTCCCGGTACCCCACACCGTCAGGGCGGAGCCGCTGCCTGCAATTCGGGGAGGGGCGTGTCAGGGGGGCAGACAGCGCACACCTCCCCCAGCTGAGCCCCAGGGGCCCAtcggagggcggggcctggggcagcaGGCACTCACACTTAGCCAGGTGCACCTTGTGGATCAGGCCGGGCAGCACGTGGCCGTCCTCGATGTTGAAGTTGTCGTGGGGCCCAAAGACGTTGGTGGGGATGACGGCGGTGAAGGTGCAGCCGTGCTGCTGGAAGTAGGCCCTGCAGAGCACAGCGTCCCTCCGGCCCTGCTCTCCGCGgctcaccccgccccgccccgccccgccccggcctcctTGCGATGGAATAACcagaggccagcagaggagggagaggaggcctgGGAGCCCCACGGGTGACCCACTGGGCCCCCCACCCTCGGGCCCTCTCCCCCATTCCTGGCGGGCCCCAGCTGGGCGGGTGGTGGGAGGACCTGTTCTGCACGTCGATCATCCTCTTGGCGTAGGAGTAGCCAAAGTTGCTGCTGTGCGGCGGCCCGTTGTggatctggggggtgggggtggggttagaGGCCGCTgcttccaggccccgccccgccccgccagcaGTCTCACCATGGTCTCGTCGATAGGGTAGGTGgtcttgtcagggaagatgcagGTGGACAGGCAGGACACCACCTTGCGAGCTCCCACCTCGAAGGCCGAGTGCAGGACGTTGTCGTTGATGTGCACATTTTTcctctgggggtggaggggggcaggttCAGGCCCCTCCAGGCAGGACCCCAACCCCTGCGTGCTCCTCCAGGGACAGAAGTGGGGACACACCCTGGCTCCTCCAACGGGGGCGGTGCCTGAGCCTGCTTGTCCTGCTGCCCCTCAGTCTGACATCCTGAGCTGGCGGTCCCACTCccaggctgtgggaggggcctggaggagaggACCCCACCCCTCAGCTCAGGACCCGGCCCCAGCTCCGGGGGCTGCTCAGGGCAGGGGCAGAAGGAGCTCACCGGCCCAATCTCACCGACCCAGAGGCGCGCACCCGCTCTCCTGCCCAGGAGCAGTGAAGCCTTCgctgtccccaccctcccagggccccacctGCCCCCTGGAAATTGGACATGAGGTGGCCCAGCTTTCGGACTggcctggggagaagggagggagggtggctaGGCTGCAGAGAAGGCTGTGTCTGGAAGGAGGGCCCTGGCCGACAGGGGCCCCGGGCAGAATCTGGTTGGAGCTTCTGCCATCCTAGTGCCGGCCGGGGGCTGACCACACCAAGGCCAGCGCGCAGGCGCAGCCTGACAGCGCCccatcctcctcctgccccttacAGCACGCCCCATCCCCCCAAGAGCACATGGCACAGACCCGAGCCCAGCTCACACAGCTGCACGCGGCGGGCCGGCCCGGTGCAGctggaccaagaggtcccggagCAGGAGCACCTGGAAGCGCAAGTGGCCGGAACCAGCCCGAGCCCCACAGCGGAGGCTGGCTTCCTTCAGCCCCCCGCCTGCTGGGCAGCTCCGCGGCTTTTTCTATTCGGCCAAGTGCCCCCAGACCCACCTGCATGCCCTCCGCCCACAGGCTGTGCCCAGCCCTGACCATGCGTGTGGGAAGCCAGCCAGGAAGCTCCCAGAAGCCGGCTCCTGGCTCCCGTGCTCCCCCGCGGCCCTTCACTCACCCAGAAGTCCAGGTTGTATTTAATGTTCCGGAACAGGCCCCCCACCATGGCAGCAAGATGGACGACGTGGGTGGGCCGGACCTTTTCGAACAGGGCTCGGGTCTGTGCAGCATCCCTGGGGAGAGCCGGGCTGTCAGCGGTCCCTTGAAGGCCGAGGGGACCAGCCCCTGGGGTTGCGGAACTGGagatggggctgggcagggcccctGGCGGGATGGGCTGCCCGAAGATAAGGCGGTCAGTTCAGGCCCTGCTGCTATGAGGGTGTGGGAGCATGTTTGCCTAGGAGCAGAGCTGTGCACACCCAGGCCACGCCTGCCACCTGGCGGGGAGGTTGCAGACACGAGGCCTCCAGAGCTGTTGGagagggcctggggggtgggtgCGCCAGGGATGGGCCCACTCACGTGAGATCGGCGTCCTTGGAGGAGACGAACACCCAGTCCTCGCCTGGCATCCTGGCCCCGTCTGCTACCACCTTCTGGATGGCTCTGCCCACCAGCCCAGAGCCCCCTGTCACTAGGATCCGCATGGACCCCTGGGGCTCACCCATGGCGCTGCACCTGCACAGCCAAAGGGTGTGAGGCTGAGGCCATCGTGCTTCCATCGGACCGAGCCCTAGGCTCCTGGGATGCTGCTGTTTAGGGTCATCTGTCCAAAGGCTGGCCCAGGACGCTGCCCCCAGGAGGGGAGAGACCCAGCTGGTTCGAGtcatccctcctcccctcccagccacaGAGCCCGTCCCCCGTTCCACCTGTCCCAGGCCTCGGGGCACCGCCACCCCCCCGCGTACCCTATCTTGGGGCCTGGAAATCGGCTTGAGTCCCTACTGGAAGGCCTGAGCCCGCTGcagggccccctgcccagccccgacAGGAGGGGTCCTGCCCAGACACCCGCTGCTGCTCCCGCCCGCAGAGGCAGTCCAGCAGCAGGCCTGTGGGGAGACCCCACGCGTCCAGCCCCGACCGCTCCCTCGGATCCCTCCTCAGGCCCAGGGCCACCTACAGCCGCGGGTTCCCTCCCACGCCCCAGGCCCTTGCTGGCCCcaccacaggcacctgggagccaggcccccTCCCGGGTCCCCAGGACCCTCCCACGGCCGGGATACCCGCCAGCGCCCTCGGGTCCCGCCCACGCCCCCGGGGCCCCAGCACCCCTCGGGCTCCCGGCAGTCGGGGAGCGCCCAGGCCCGGCGCGCGACGTCTCACCCTCCCTCGGTGTTCAAGGGGTCTCCCCTGCACCCCACGCCACCTCACCTGCCCCGCTGCCAGCTGGCTACTTCCGGCCCTGGCGGTGTCCAGCCGCGCGCCAGAGCCAGGTGGAGGGGCGGGGCGCGCGGTGCTCCCGGGGCATGCGGGGACTTGGAGTCCTCCCCGGGCGCACAGGCGCTCCGTGAAGAGCGGAAACTGCGGGAACCGCGCAGcagcctgggaaatgtagttctcGCCGGGTCTGCATCCGCGGGGCGGGTCCTGGGGAGCTGATCCCGGCGCGGTGGCCTCCGGGCGCTCGGGCCACCACCGCCGGGGCGCGGGACGCGACCCAGCTGGGGAGGCTCGGAACCCGAATGAGGAGGAGCGGCAGTTACTGCTGGAGAAGCCGAGGCGCGCCGTCTGGGACTGGCCGCTGGTGGCTGCCGCAGAGCCGGCCGGACTGCGGGGCAGGGTCCGCGACGGGTGTGGAGCCCACGGCCTACCCGGCTACCGACCGGGTCCAGCGGGCGCCCACGGTGGTCCCGCCTTGGTCCGGGAGCTGCGACCCCAATGGCCTGAGCTCGGCCAAGAAACTCCAGCCAgtgagtgggagggtggggggcaatagggggggataaggacacatatgtaatgccttaatccataaagaaaaaaaagaaagaaactccaGCCAAGCTGACCCATTCCACGCGCGGTGGGCGGGTCCCCTACCGGCCCGCCCACATCCTAggctcaggccacgccccctttCCCTGTCCCATGCTGGGGCTgccccacaggccccgcccctcgaCTCCGTCCCTGGACTCCGCCTTCCCCGCCCGTGCGCTCAGTCTACGCCCCACACcacctcaggccccgccccctcaaaTGCACGCGCTCAGGCCCGCCCCTGCGCCGGCTTTCGACTCCGCCTCCGCTCAAGCCCCGCCCCACACcatctcaggccccgccccctcacaTGCACGCGCTCAGGCCCGCCCCTGCGCCGGCCTTCGACTCCGCCTCCCGCTCAAGCCCCGCCCACGCCATCTCAGGCCCCGCCTCCATCGCGGGCAGCGCTGGGGGCCTAGCTGTCTTCCGTTACCTGCCCTGGCTCACCGGGATGCTTGCTTACGGCACAGAGTTGTTCAGATTTGAGAATCTTGTCACGAATTCCTTTTAAAGCTACGCACGGATCTTCTTCAGTTATTTGCTCAATTTTGTTTAATATCGAGGCGTTTAGCTTACTACTTCTCTTACCTCCCCGTTTTTTTTCTATCAACACGCAACCATTCTTCTTATACTGGTAAATAATTGACTTTGCCGTATGGTTTTTAATACTGGCGATGGCAGCTTATTCATTTACCGTTCTACCATCTTcgtaacattttattaaaacctTTTATTTATCGTGGCTGGTGCGATCGTATGTCGGTAGATTACTGCGTCGGACAACGGGCTTCTGATCCGGATCCCTCCATTTCCGACGATGCGTGTTGCATTCCTCGGAGGATGCGTGTTGCCAATGACCTTCCAGAGCCTGGCTCAGTGTTTGATGTTGTATCCATTTTCAGGGTCTGAAAAAAACATTCAAGATTTATGTAAAACTACCTTAATGGAATCAAAGTATGTAAAAAGCCTATTAACGTTATCACAAAGTTAGgttcagagaaaaatgaaaacatgttgcGATGCACTATCTTTTTCGTTGTTGTGAACACTGCATAAGAAACTACGGAGAATTGAAGCAGTTCTACCTTTCCCAGACGCATACTCCCTAGACTGGATTCAGTTGTGCACATGTACATATTAACATTTAACTTACCTTGGTATCATACCATTTATAGGAAAGTAATTTTTTGTAAGTACTTTGTGATTTGAAGTTACAGTGGCTCACCAATTGAAAGAAAACTGTttacaatataatataaaattaataaacgtATATGTATCAATTGATCACCTATCGAATGCCAGTCAACACGACTGGCTTTATGCATGCCTTAACTATGAATACAATCACAAAAAAAGtgactttattgttttattttactctatTTTCACCCCAAAGTGAATTTGCTTTGCAAAGGATGAATTTGCTTTGCAAAACGGTGATTTTTTTTCcggttaatcttcacctgaggatattttcccattggtttttagggagagtggaagagagagggaaagacagagagaaaagttgatgtgagagaaacacatggattggttgacTCCTGAACGAGCCCCCACCAAGGACTGgagtggggaggagcctgcaaccaagataatcgaacccgggaccctctggtccgcaggccgacgctctatccatggagtCATCCGGCTAAAGCTGCAAGAGGTGCATTTGATTTGCGAAGGGTGTCCTGCTTCCAGGACTTGAGCAGCAGACATGCAGCTCAGGGAGGAGAAAAGACAGATGAGTGAGCAGTGGCATCCTTCCCGGCGAGCAAGCTGATTCTGCACAAGGAAGCAGCCGGTGGTCGTAGAGAGGACGGTCCCTTGTCTTGCTTCATGTCTATTGCGAtcatcctgcaggagcagggtaGACGCCACCCAAAACGTGGTTCTGACGTCGGCGTGTgacggcacacacacacacacacgcgcgcgcgcgcgcacacatgcacacacacatgcacgcacgcgcgcgcgcgcgtacacacacacacatacgcacagtGTTTGAAGAAAATGTCCTGCTGAAATAAGGAGGCTTTTCTGGACGCAGCAGGACGGGCCTCTGAACATGGCTCGAGAGGGCCCAAAAAGCGAACTGGTTTGGGGTTTGGATGGCGGGGCCAGAAGGGGGAACGGCCAGGCTTTCGCATCAGCTCGCCCAGGCGCGTGGTCCCGGGAGCGGGAGAGCAAGGCTGGAGAGCCACCAGCGTCTGCGGCCCaacgcggttctcaacctgtgggtcgcgacccctttggcggtcgaacgaccctttcacaggggtcgcctaagaccatcctgcatatcagatatttacatgacgattcataacagtggcaacgttatagttatgaagtagcaacgaaaataatgttatggttgggtcacaacatgaggagctgtatttaaagggccagaaggttgagaaccgctggaacgGAGCCCATTCCCTCTTCACGCCGCAGCTCAGGCGTCGGAGGCGCGCTGAGAGGAGGGGCCCGGCGTCAGCGTCGGCGCCGACAGCTCACGGGAGACGAGACCCCGTCTACACGGGGGCAGCCACGCTCCCGGGGCGCAGATGCTGAAGGACGCTCAGCACCGGGTCCCGCCGcgccccctgcccgcctccctccGTCCTCGCCCACCCCGCGCCCGGCCGGAAGCCCCGACCACCGAGAGGCCGCCTAGAGCAGAACCGGAAgtccaggggcggggcctggtctAACTTCCGATCGCGAGTGCGGGACGCCTTGCGGGCTTTGTCGCTGGTCCTGCGAGGTGGGCGGCCCGGGTTCGCTGCGGGGCGCGCGCTGTCCTCTCGCCGCCGGGCACCGGGTGAGTGGCGCGctcggggcgggcggcgggccccGCACGGGGGTCCCGGAGCCTGGGCCTCGGGAGCCGGTTTCTCGGCTGCCGACCCGACCGGCCCGTGGCCCAGCTCCTCTCCCTAAGGGGCGGCCTGCGGGTGGGTGCCGGGTCCGGGACTCTCGCCGGCCGCGGGCCTCTCGCCTCCTTCCCTCCGCGGCGGCCGGGGCCAGGGGCGGGGACGGGTGTGCGGAGCCTGCGGCGCCCTGAGCGGCCTCCCCTCCCGACCCGGCGAGCTCCAGGCGGTGCTGGAAGCGGCGGGGCCCGAGACCCTTGTGCGGGAGATGCCGAGCCGGGCCCGGGTGCGCGGGAGGGTGAGGGACGGTATGGTCCCCGCTGGGGCCCGGGAGCATCGGAGCATCGccgggtggggagaggggtggccGCAGGCGCCTTCCGAGGGCTCCCTTTCCCTGTCTTCTCTGCTGTcaggaccgcccccccccacacacacacacacgggctgcATGACGGTCGTGGGGTCCGGgagcccccccaccaccacccgcaGCTCCTCTCCCCCCAGGAGGCCCGTGGCGGTGAATGGCAGGCAGCAGCGGCCAGAGGTGCCGGCCTCCCCGCGTTTTCAGGCATAACTCGCTGCTCTCCCTGTCACAGCTGCAATGTTGTAAGAgcgtcttttctttcttttctaaatgtttttattgatttcagaaaggaagggagagagagatagaaaccaatgatgagagagaatcactgatgggctgcctcctgcacgccccaccctgggatcagcccgcaacccgagcagcacgtgccctgaccctgaccgggaatcaaccgtgacctcccggttcctagTCGATGCTCACCCGCGAGCCCCCGGCCGGGCGAGGGTGAGAGGATCTTGATCCTGGCGGAAGCCCCAGCATCGCTTTCAGAGAAGTTGGAGCAGGGGTTGCTCTGTTTTCTTAC contains:
- the GFUS gene encoding GDP-L-fucose synthase; the protein is MGEPQGSMRILVTGGSGLVGRAIQKVVADGARMPGEDWVFVSSKDADLTDAAQTRALFEKVRPTHVVHLAAMVGGLFRNIKYNLDFWRKNVHINDNVLHSAFEVGARKVVSCLSTCIFPDKTTYPIDETMIHNGPPHSSNFGYSYAKRMIDVQNRAYFQQHGCTFTAVIPTNVFGPHDNFNIEDGHVLPGLIHKVHLAKCSGSALTVWGTGKPRRQFIYSLDLARLFLWVLREYNEVEPIILSVGEEDEVSIQEAAEAVVEAMDFHGEVTFDTTKSDGQFKKTASNGKLRAYLPDFRFTPFKQAVKETCAWFSDNYQQARK
- the LOC132220144 gene encoding splicing factor 3B subunit 4-like, translated to MALHLHSQRFSPGLHPRGGSWGADPGAVASGRSGHHRRGAGRDPAGEARNPNEEERQLLLEKPRRAVWDWPLVAAAEPAGLRGRVRDGCGAHGLPGYRPGPAGAHGGPALVRELRPQWPELGQETPASPAPRLRPWTPPSPPVRSVYAPHHLRPRPLKCTRSGPPLRRLSTPPPLKPRPTPSQAPPPHMHALRPAPAPAFDSASRSSPAHAISGPASIAGSAGGLAVFRYLPWLTGMLAYGTELFRFENLVTNSF